A genomic segment from uncultured Alistipes sp. encodes:
- a CDS encoding DUF4296 domain-containing protein has translation MKRLIPYVLCGLLLGGCARHRIIPDDELALIFHDAFLTNAYLNTENVRPDSLRLYEPIFAHYGYTTEDVHYTIGNFSKRKSARLGDVVEEAIDLLEAEGKIYNREVAILDTIDNVALRTFTRPVVSDTLIRVSALRDTSRLSFVIDVEPGSYEVSLKYRIDSLDRNPRGLRSSMWLERRDSTRSNAYTTTLRRNREESFSRRFTADSTHRRLHIHLLTFGEAPQRPSITVRDLKVEFTPPTRDAVELLYEKQLNIRIFADEFFRGALSPQDSL, from the coding sequence GCTGTGCCCGCCACAGGATCATTCCGGACGATGAACTGGCGCTGATTTTCCACGATGCGTTTCTCACGAACGCCTACCTCAATACGGAGAATGTCCGTCCGGATTCGCTGCGCCTCTACGAGCCGATCTTTGCACATTACGGCTACACGACCGAGGATGTGCACTATACGATCGGCAACTTTTCGAAACGGAAGAGTGCGCGTCTGGGGGATGTCGTCGAGGAGGCGATCGACCTTCTGGAGGCCGAGGGCAAGATCTACAACCGGGAGGTCGCCATTCTGGATACGATCGACAACGTGGCTCTGCGGACTTTCACGCGCCCGGTTGTTTCGGATACGCTGATCCGGGTTTCGGCGCTGCGGGACACGTCGCGTCTGAGTTTCGTGATCGACGTGGAGCCGGGCAGTTACGAGGTTTCGCTGAAGTATCGGATCGACTCGCTGGACCGGAATCCGCGGGGATTGCGGAGTTCGATGTGGCTGGAGCGTCGGGACAGCACGCGGTCGAACGCCTATACGACGACGCTTCGCCGCAACCGGGAGGAGTCGTTTTCGCGTCGTTTCACGGCCGATTCGACACACCGGCGGCTGCACATCCACCTGCTGACCTTCGGGGAGGCACCGCAACGGCCGTCGATTACGGTTCGGGACCTGAAGGTGGAGTTCACGCCGCCGACGCGGGATGCCGTGGAGCTTCTTTATGAGAAACAGCTCAATATCCGGATTTTTGCCGATGAATTCTTCCGGGGTGCACTTTCGCCGCAGGATAGCCTCTAA